From Pseudomonas sp. stari2, a single genomic window includes:
- a CDS encoding PhnD/SsuA/transferrin family substrate-binding protein encodes MTSGYAELLMYIAPEPIRAANEQWLARILDHLGRSRLKAEGLSLPELWRSPQLLLTQTCGYPLMTALRGQVRLVGRPRYELPDATAGNHCSLILARADDPRRSLAEFFDSRGVINSEDSNSGMNLLRQRLAPLQRDGRFFASVGLSGGHRESLRWLREDRADLAAIDSVTFAYLKQHAAEEVSGLRVVARSAFSPTLPFITVSSASDTQIEQLRRAMNRSLQDLPDVARILGLPEILPASDSDYLVLLDYQREAEELGYGRLR; translated from the coding sequence ATGACGTCAGGTTACGCAGAGCTGTTGATGTACATCGCCCCCGAGCCGATCCGCGCGGCGAACGAGCAGTGGCTGGCGCGGATTCTCGATCACTTGGGCCGCTCGCGACTCAAGGCCGAAGGCTTGTCGCTGCCCGAACTCTGGCGGTCGCCGCAATTGTTGCTGACCCAGACCTGCGGTTATCCGCTGATGACCGCGTTGCGTGGCCAGGTCAGGCTTGTCGGCCGTCCGCGCTACGAATTGCCGGACGCCACGGCCGGCAATCATTGCAGCCTGATCCTTGCCCGCGCCGATGATCCGCGCCGCAGTCTGGCGGAGTTCTTCGACAGTCGCGGGGTGATCAACAGCGAAGACTCCAACAGCGGCATGAACCTGTTGCGTCAGCGCCTGGCACCGTTGCAGCGGGACGGGCGTTTTTTCGCTTCTGTCGGCCTCAGTGGCGGTCACCGCGAGAGCCTGCGCTGGTTGCGTGAAGATCGCGCCGATCTGGCGGCCATCGACAGCGTGACGTTTGCCTACCTGAAGCAGCACGCCGCCGAAGAAGTGAGCGGATTGCGGGTGGTAGCGCGCAGTGCGTTCAGCCCGACCTTGCCCTTTATCACCGTCTCCAGTGCTTCGGACACGCAGATCGAGCAGTTGCGCCGGGCGATGAACCGCAGTCTGCAAGACTTGCCGGACGTGGCTCGTATCCTCGGTTTGCCCGAAATCCTGCCTGCCAGCGATAGCGATTACCTCGTCTTGCTGGATTATCAGCGTGAGGCCGAAGAACTGGGTTACGGCCGCTTGCGCTAG
- a CDS encoding ABC transporter substrate-binding protein, with the protein MRSIKTLLGSSLLALTLTAGHVVASETKAPIHFGDITWESGSFITEVLRLIVEKGYGYPTDTLPGSTVSLEAALAKNDIQVIGEEWAGRSPAWVKAAAEGKVFGLGDTVKGATEGWWVPEYVIKGDPERGIKPLAPELKSVADLPRYKDVFKDPEDPSRGRFLNSPTGWTSEIVNSQKLKAYALNDSFVNFRTGSGAALDAEVASSIKRGKPVLFYYWSPTPLLGRFKLVKLEEPPFDAEAWKTLADANNPNPKGTRSMPASLAIGVSAPFKAQYPELVTFFEKVDLPIDLLNQTLAGMSEKRQQPRQVAEAFLRDQPQVWKPWVPGEVANKVSGSL; encoded by the coding sequence ATGAGATCGATCAAAACCCTGCTCGGCAGTTCGCTGCTGGCCCTGACCTTGACTGCCGGGCACGTTGTCGCCTCGGAAACAAAAGCGCCGATCCACTTCGGCGACATCACCTGGGAAAGCGGCAGTTTCATCACCGAAGTGCTGCGCCTGATCGTCGAGAAAGGCTACGGCTACCCGACCGACACGCTGCCTGGCAGCACCGTCAGCCTCGAAGCGGCGCTGGCGAAAAACGACATTCAAGTGATCGGCGAAGAGTGGGCCGGGCGCAGTCCGGCGTGGGTCAAGGCTGCCGCCGAGGGCAAGGTGTTCGGCCTCGGTGACACCGTGAAGGGCGCCACCGAAGGCTGGTGGGTGCCGGAATACGTGATCAAGGGCGACCCGGAGCGCGGGATCAAACCGCTGGCGCCGGAACTGAAGTCCGTGGCCGACCTGCCGCGCTACAAGGATGTGTTCAAGGATCCGGAAGACCCGAGCCGTGGTCGCTTCCTCAACAGCCCGACCGGCTGGACCTCGGAAATCGTCAACAGCCAGAAGCTCAAGGCCTATGCGCTGAACGACAGCTTCGTCAACTTCCGCACTGGTTCCGGCGCGGCACTGGATGCCGAGGTGGCGTCGTCGATCAAGCGCGGCAAGCCGGTGCTGTTCTACTACTGGTCGCCAACACCGTTGCTCGGCCGTTTCAAACTGGTGAAGCTGGAAGAACCGCCGTTCGACGCCGAAGCCTGGAAAACCCTGGCCGATGCCAACAACCCCAACCCGAAAGGTACCCGCTCGATGCCGGCAAGCCTGGCGATTGGCGTGTCGGCACCGTTCAAGGCGCAGTACCCGGAACTGGTGACGTTCTTTGAGAAAGTCGATTTGCCGATTGATCTGCTGAACCAGACCCTGGCCGGGATGAGCGAGAAGCGTCAGCAACCACGTCAGGTGGCCGAAGCGTTTCTGCGCGATCAACCGCAAGTGTGGAAACCTTGGGTGCCGGGTGAAGTGGCAAACAAGGTGAGCGGGAGTCTGTAG
- a CDS encoding MaoC family dehydratase: MTQVTNIPYEALEVGQTASYSKTVEERDIQLFAAMSGDHNPVHLDAEFAAASMFKERIAHGMFSGALISAAVACELPGPGTIYIGQQMSFQKPVKIGDTLTVRLEILEKLPKFRVRIATRVFNQRDELVVDGEAEILAPRKQQTVTLPTLPAISIG, from the coding sequence ATGACCCAGGTTACCAACATCCCTTACGAAGCCCTCGAAGTCGGCCAGACCGCCAGCTACAGCAAGACCGTCGAGGAGCGCGACATTCAGCTGTTCGCTGCGATGTCCGGCGATCACAACCCGGTGCACCTGGACGCCGAGTTCGCCGCCGCCAGCATGTTCAAGGAGCGTATTGCCCACGGCATGTTCAGCGGTGCGCTGATCAGTGCGGCCGTGGCGTGCGAGCTGCCTGGGCCGGGCACCATTTATATCGGTCAGCAAATGAGCTTCCAGAAACCGGTGAAGATCGGCGACACCCTGACCGTGCGCCTGGAAATCCTCGAGAAACTGCCGAAATTCCGTGTGCGCATTGCCACTCGCGTATTCAACCAGCGCGATGAATTGGTGGTGGACGGTGAAGCCGAGATTCTGGCTCCACGTAAACAACAGACCGTTACCCTGCCGACCTTGCCGGCCATCAGCATCGGCTGA
- a CDS encoding sigma-70 family RNA polymerase sigma factor, producing the protein MSGADASHRNHVNTLFRDHYPWLCARLRRQSNDAASAEDIAAETFAQLLEAPGLTAIREPRALLTTIAQRLLYERWRRGDLERRHLQQLQQRDLDHAPSPEELADLSQSLKQLDRTLQRLPGKVRSTFLLARIDGLTYPQIAAELGISQRSVSMYMTRSQALCNRHSANQTLISSQNKRSA; encoded by the coding sequence ATGTCCGGCGCCGACGCATCCCATCGCAATCATGTGAACACGTTGTTTCGCGACCATTACCCATGGTTGTGTGCACGCCTGCGTCGGCAATCGAACGATGCAGCCAGCGCCGAAGACATCGCCGCCGAAACCTTCGCGCAACTGCTCGAAGCCCCGGGCCTGACCGCCATCCGCGAACCCCGCGCCTTGCTCACCACCATCGCCCAGCGCCTGCTGTACGAGCGCTGGCGGCGGGGCGATCTGGAGCGTCGGCATTTGCAACAACTGCAACAACGCGACCTCGATCACGCGCCGTCTCCCGAAGAGCTCGCCGACCTGTCGCAGAGCCTCAAGCAACTGGACCGGACGCTCCAGCGCCTGCCGGGCAAGGTGCGCTCGACCTTTCTGCTGGCCCGCATCGACGGCCTGACCTACCCGCAAATCGCTGCCGAACTGGGCATCTCCCAGCGTTCAGTAAGCATGTACATGACCCGTTCCCAAGCCCTGTGCAATCGCCACAGCGCCAACCAAACCCTGATTTCCTCCCAGAACAAGAGGTCCGCATGA
- a CDS encoding lysophospholipase — protein sequence MIHDTFWLDASDRSRLFVNQWLPNAPLKAVILLAHGMAEHSARYARLAESFCAEGYGVYAPDQRGHGKTADHGTLGHFADDDGWCKVVGDLASLNQHIGQRHPGVPIVLLGHSMGSYIAQAYLVHHSASLHGAILSGSNFQPVALYRAARQIARIEKLRQGAKGRSALIEWLSFGSFNNKFKPARTAFDWLSRDPAEVDKYATDPLCGFRCTNQLWIDLLGGLQQISKASNLAQIDPGLPLLVIGGECDPVSEGKRLTDLANALRSAGSQNLQLKIYPQARHELFNETNRDEVTADVLAWIDQALSHPRPHRSE from the coding sequence ATGATCCACGACACTTTCTGGCTGGACGCGAGTGACCGCAGCCGCCTCTTCGTCAATCAGTGGCTGCCGAACGCGCCGCTGAAGGCGGTGATTCTGCTGGCCCACGGCATGGCCGAGCACAGCGCTCGGTATGCGCGACTGGCCGAATCGTTCTGCGCCGAAGGCTACGGTGTGTACGCGCCCGATCAGCGCGGCCATGGCAAAACCGCCGATCATGGGACGCTCGGGCATTTCGCCGACGACGATGGCTGGTGCAAGGTGGTCGGTGATCTGGCGAGCCTCAACCAGCACATCGGCCAGCGCCATCCCGGCGTGCCGATCGTGCTGCTCGGGCACAGCATGGGCAGCTACATCGCGCAGGCTTATCTGGTGCATCACAGCGCCAGCCTGCACGGCGCGATTCTCAGCGGCTCGAATTTCCAGCCGGTTGCGCTGTACCGCGCGGCGCGGCAGATCGCCCGGATCGAAAAACTGCGCCAGGGCGCCAAGGGTCGCAGCGCGCTGATCGAATGGCTGTCGTTCGGCTCGTTCAACAATAAATTCAAACCGGCGCGCACCGCGTTTGACTGGCTGAGTCGAGATCCGGCCGAAGTCGACAAGTACGCCACCGATCCGCTGTGCGGCTTTCGCTGCACCAACCAGCTATGGATCGACCTGCTCGGCGGGTTGCAGCAAATCAGCAAAGCGTCCAATCTCGCCCAGATCGACCCGGGCCTGCCGCTGCTGGTGATTGGTGGCGAATGTGATCCGGTGAGCGAAGGCAAGCGTCTGACTGATCTGGCCAATGCCTTGCGCTCGGCCGGCAGCCAGAACCTGCAACTCAAAATCTACCCGCAGGCCCGGCACGAATTGTTCAATGAGACCAACCGCGACGAAGTGACTGCCGATGTGCTGGCCTGGATCGACCAGGCGCTGAGCCATCCCCGTCCGCACCGCAGCGAATAA
- the fadD1 gene encoding long-chain-fatty-acid--CoA ligase FadD1, with amino-acid sequence MIEDFWKDKYPAGIAADINPDEYPNIQAVLKQSCQRFADKPAFSNLGKTITYGELYELSGAFAAYLQQHTDLQPGDRIAVQLPNVLQYPVAVFGAIRAGLIVVNTNPLYTAREMEHQFNDSGAKALVCLANMAHLAEAVVPKTGVKHVIVTEVADLLPPLKRLLINSVIKYVKKMVPAYHLPKAVKFNDVLSKGQGQPVAEANPDSGDVAVLQYTGGTTGVAKGAMLTHRNLVANMLQCKALMGSNLNEGCEILITPLPLYHIYAFTFHCMAMMLIGNHNILISNPRDLPAMVKELSKWKFSGFVGLNTLFVALCNNEAFRKLDFSALKVTLSGGMALQLAAAERWKAVTGCPICEGYGMTETSPVATVNPIQNIQIGTIGIPVPSTLCKVVDDAGVEQPLGEIGELCVKGPQVMKGYWQRQEATDEMLDSEGWLKTGDIAVIQPDGYMRIVDRKKDMILVSGFNVYPNELEDVLATLPGVLQCAAIGIPDEKSGEAIKIFIVAKPGVTLTKETVMEHMRANVTGYKVPRSVEFRDALPTTNVGKILRRELRDEELKKIKAKNAA; translated from the coding sequence ATGATCGAAGACTTTTGGAAGGATAAGTACCCCGCTGGAATTGCTGCCGACATCAATCCAGACGAGTACCCGAATATTCAGGCAGTGTTGAAGCAATCCTGCCAACGCTTCGCCGACAAACCGGCGTTCAGCAACCTGGGCAAGACCATCACCTACGGTGAACTGTACGAATTGTCCGGTGCGTTTGCCGCTTATCTGCAACAGCATACCGATTTGCAGCCCGGTGATCGAATCGCCGTGCAACTGCCCAACGTGTTGCAGTACCCGGTCGCCGTCTTCGGTGCCATCCGTGCCGGGCTGATCGTGGTCAACACCAACCCGCTGTACACCGCGCGGGAAATGGAACACCAGTTCAATGACTCCGGTGCCAAAGCGCTGGTGTGCCTGGCGAACATGGCGCACCTGGCCGAAGCCGTGGTGCCGAAAACCGGCGTCAAACACGTCATCGTCACCGAAGTCGCCGACCTGCTGCCGCCGCTCAAGCGCCTGCTGATCAACAGCGTCATCAAGTACGTGAAGAAAATGGTTCCGGCCTATCACCTGCCCAAAGCCGTCAAGTTCAACGACGTGCTGAGCAAGGGCCAGGGTCAACCTGTGGCCGAAGCCAACCCGGACAGCGGCGATGTCGCGGTGCTGCAGTACACTGGCGGCACCACCGGTGTGGCCAAGGGCGCGATGCTGACCCACCGCAACCTCGTCGCCAACATGCTGCAGTGCAAGGCGCTGATGGGCTCCAACCTCAATGAAGGCTGCGAGATCCTGATCACGCCGCTGCCGCTGTACCACATCTATGCGTTCACCTTTCATTGCATGGCGATGATGCTGATCGGCAACCACAATATCCTGATCAGCAACCCGCGCGACCTGCCGGCGATGGTCAAGGAACTGTCGAAGTGGAAGTTCAGCGGTTTCGTCGGCCTCAATACGCTGTTTGTGGCCCTGTGCAACAACGAAGCTTTCCGCAAGCTGGATTTCTCGGCGCTGAAAGTCACCCTGTCCGGTGGCATGGCGTTGCAACTGGCCGCCGCCGAGCGCTGGAAAGCGGTCACCGGTTGCCCGATCTGCGAAGGCTACGGCATGACCGAAACCAGTCCGGTGGCCACGGTCAATCCGATCCAGAACATCCAGATCGGCACCATTGGCATTCCGGTGCCGTCGACCCTGTGCAAAGTCGTCGACGACGCCGGTGTCGAGCAGCCGCTGGGCGAAATCGGCGAGCTGTGCGTCAAGGGCCCGCAAGTGATGAAAGGCTACTGGCAGCGTCAGGAAGCGACCGACGAGATGCTCGACAGCGAAGGCTGGCTGAAAACCGGCGACATCGCGGTGATCCAGCCGGACGGCTACATGCGCATCGTCGATCGCAAGAAAGACATGATCCTGGTCTCGGGTTTCAACGTGTATCCGAACGAACTGGAAGACGTGCTGGCGACCCTGCCGGGCGTGTTGCAGTGCGCGGCCATCGGCATTCCGGACGAGAAGTCGGGCGAGGCGATCAAGATCTTCATCGTCGCCAAGCCGGGCGTTACGTTGACCAAGGAAACGGTGATGGAGCACATGCGCGCCAACGTCACCGGCTACAAGGTGCCGCGCTCGGTGGAGTTCCGTGATGCGCTGCCCACTACCAACGTCGGCAAGATCCTGCGCCGCGAGTTGCGCGACGAAGAGCTGAAGAAGATCAAGGCGAAGAACGCCGCGTAA
- the def gene encoding peptide deformylase, giving the protein MIREILKMGDERLLRIAPPVPAEMLDSPELWQLIDDMFQTMESVGGVGLAAPQIGVDLQLVIFGFEHSERYPDAEAVPQTILINPLITPLSPLMEEGFEGCLSVPGLRGAVDRYQQIRYEGVDPKGEPIVRVASGFHARVVQHECDHLIGRLYPSRITDFSKFGFTEVMFPDLDPNADD; this is encoded by the coding sequence ATGATCCGTGAAATCCTGAAGATGGGCGACGAGCGCCTGCTGCGCATTGCCCCACCGGTACCCGCCGAGATGCTCGACAGCCCGGAGTTGTGGCAACTGATCGACGACATGTTCCAGACCATGGAAAGCGTCGGCGGTGTCGGTCTGGCTGCGCCGCAGATCGGCGTCGACCTGCAACTGGTGATCTTCGGCTTCGAGCACAGCGAGCGTTACCCGGACGCCGAAGCCGTGCCGCAGACGATCCTGATCAATCCGCTGATCACGCCGCTCAGTCCGCTGATGGAGGAGGGTTTCGAAGGCTGCCTGTCGGTGCCCGGCCTGCGTGGCGCGGTGGATCGTTACCAGCAGATCCGTTACGAAGGCGTCGACCCCAAGGGCGAGCCGATTGTGCGCGTGGCCTCGGGGTTCCACGCGCGGGTGGTACAGCATGAATGCGATCACCTGATCGGGCGGCTGTACCCGTCGCGCATCACCGATTTCAGCAAGTTCGGCTTTACCGAAGTGATGTTTCCGGATCTCGATCCCAACGCTGACGATTGA
- the fadD2 gene encoding long-chain-fatty-acid--CoA ligase FadD2 → MQPDFWNDKRPAGVPLDIDANEFKSVIEVFERSCKKFADRPAFSNMGVTLTYAELERQSAAFAGYLQTHTDLVPGDRIAVQMPNVLHYPIAVFGALRAGLIVVNTNPLYTAREMRHQFKDSGARALVYLNMFGQKVQEVLPDTDIQYLIEAKMGDLMPTAKGWLVNTVVSKVKKMVPAYSLPQAISFKSALRMGRGLGIKPLKVGLDDIAVLQYTGGTTGLAKGAMLTHGNLVANMQQVRACLAQFGSDGQPLLREGQEVMIAPLPLYHIYAFTANCMCMMVSGNHNVLITNPRDIGGFIKELKNWKFSALLGLNTLFVALMDHPDFKTLDFSTLKLTNSGGTALVKATAERWEQLTGCRITEGYGLTETSPVACTNPYGELSRIGTVGLPVPGTRLKVINDDGVEQPLGERGELCIKGPQIMKGYWQKPEATAEVLDAEGWFKSGDIAVIDPDGFVRIVDRKKDMIIVSGFNVYPNEIEDVVMAHPKVANCAVIGVPDERSGEAVKLFVVARETGVSLEELKAYCKENFTAYKVPKHIVLRESLPMTPVGKILRRELRDIA, encoded by the coding sequence ATGCAACCTGATTTCTGGAATGACAAACGCCCGGCGGGCGTGCCCCTGGACATCGATGCGAATGAATTCAAGTCGGTGATCGAGGTGTTCGAGCGTTCCTGCAAGAAATTCGCTGATCGCCCGGCGTTCAGCAATATGGGCGTGACCCTGACCTACGCCGAGCTCGAGCGCCAGAGCGCCGCGTTCGCCGGTTATCTGCAAACCCACACCGATCTGGTGCCGGGGGATCGCATCGCGGTGCAGATGCCCAACGTCCTGCATTATCCGATTGCCGTGTTCGGCGCGTTGCGCGCCGGGCTGATCGTGGTCAACACCAACCCGCTGTACACCGCGCGCGAGATGCGTCATCAGTTCAAGGACTCCGGCGCCCGGGCGCTGGTGTACCTGAACATGTTCGGCCAGAAAGTCCAGGAAGTGCTGCCGGACACCGACATTCAATATCTGATCGAAGCGAAGATGGGCGACCTGATGCCCACCGCCAAGGGCTGGCTGGTCAACACCGTGGTCAGCAAAGTGAAGAAAATGGTCCCGGCGTATTCGCTGCCCCAAGCGATTTCCTTCAAGAGCGCCTTGCGCATGGGCCGGGGCCTGGGCATCAAGCCGCTGAAGGTCGGCCTGGACGACATCGCCGTGCTGCAATACACCGGCGGCACCACCGGTCTGGCCAAGGGCGCGATGCTGACCCACGGCAATCTGGTGGCGAACATGCAGCAGGTTCGCGCCTGTCTCGCCCAGTTTGGCAGCGACGGTCAGCCGTTGTTGCGCGAAGGTCAGGAAGTGATGATCGCGCCGTTGCCGCTGTACCACATCTATGCCTTCACCGCGAATTGCATGTGCATGATGGTGTCGGGCAATCACAACGTATTGATCACCAATCCACGGGACATCGGCGGCTTTATCAAGGAGCTGAAGAACTGGAAGTTCTCGGCACTGCTGGGGCTCAACACCCTGTTCGTCGCGCTGATGGATCATCCGGACTTCAAGACCCTGGATTTCTCCACGCTCAAACTCACCAACTCCGGCGGCACCGCGCTGGTCAAGGCTACCGCCGAGCGCTGGGAGCAGCTCACCGGTTGCCGCATCACCGAAGGCTACGGCCTGACCGAAACCTCGCCGGTGGCCTGCACCAACCCGTACGGTGAGCTGTCGCGGATCGGTACGGTCGGCCTGCCGGTGCCGGGCACCCGGTTGAAAGTCATCAATGACGACGGCGTCGAGCAGCCTTTGGGAGAGCGCGGCGAACTGTGCATCAAGGGCCCGCAAATCATGAAGGGCTACTGGCAGAAACCCGAGGCCACCGCCGAGGTGCTGGACGCGGAGGGCTGGTTCAAGTCCGGCGACATCGCGGTGATCGACCCGGACGGGTTCGTGCGCATCGTCGACCGCAAGAAAGACATGATCATCGTCTCCGGTTTCAACGTGTACCCGAACGAGATCGAAGACGTGGTGATGGCTCACCCGAAAGTCGCCAACTGCGCAGTGATCGGCGTACCGGACGAACGCTCCGGGGAAGCGGTGAAGCTGTTCGTGGTGGCGCGGGAAACCGGGGTCAGCCTGGAAGAGCTGAAGGCCTATTGCAAAGAGAATTTCACCGCGTACAAGGTGCCGAAACACATCGTGCTGCGTGAGTCGTTGCCGATGACGCCTGTCGGGAAAATTCTGCGGCGTGAGTTGCGCGATATCGCCTGA
- a CDS encoding YihY/virulence factor BrkB family protein — MIFPDMKGLPLHRVIVRTVTEFMDDEMSTYASALAYQMLFSLFPFILFLIALIGFLHLPDFFSWLRLQSELVLPPQALEQVNPVIDQLQQSKGGLLSVGIVIALYTASAGVRLMMSAMNAAYDVVEGRPIWKRFPLSIFYTVGIAGMLLVAAALMVLGPQVMGWIAAQVGLEDFIVTVWTIARWPVIVILMMVAVALIYYVMPDVKQEFRFITPGSVLAVVVWIVASLGFAFYVKTFANYNAMYGSIGAIIVLLLYFYISAAVLLLGAEMNAVIEHMSSEGKDPGEKVPGELDEHPKQHVSGLGRDQSLKPNTDEA; from the coding sequence ATGATTTTCCCCGACATGAAAGGCCTGCCCCTGCACCGGGTCATTGTGCGCACCGTCACCGAGTTCATGGATGACGAAATGTCGACCTATGCCTCGGCACTGGCCTACCAGATGCTGTTCTCGCTGTTCCCGTTCATTCTGTTCCTGATTGCCCTGATCGGTTTCCTGCACCTGCCGGACTTCTTCTCCTGGCTGCGCCTGCAATCGGAGCTGGTGTTGCCGCCCCAGGCGCTGGAGCAGGTCAACCCGGTGATCGACCAGTTGCAGCAATCCAAGGGCGGCCTGCTTTCCGTGGGTATCGTCATCGCCCTGTACACCGCGTCCGCCGGTGTGCGCCTGATGATGAGCGCGATGAACGCCGCCTACGACGTGGTCGAAGGCCGGCCGATCTGGAAGCGTTTCCCGCTGTCGATTTTCTACACCGTCGGCATCGCCGGCATGTTGCTGGTGGCCGCAGCGCTGATGGTGCTCGGCCCGCAGGTGATGGGTTGGATCGCCGCGCAGGTCGGGCTGGAAGATTTCATCGTCACGGTGTGGACCATCGCCCGCTGGCCGGTGATCGTGATCCTGATGATGGTGGCCGTCGCGTTGATCTACTACGTGATGCCCGACGTCAAACAGGAGTTCCGTTTCATCACCCCGGGCTCGGTGCTGGCGGTGGTGGTGTGGATCGTCGCGTCCCTGGGGTTCGCGTTCTACGTCAAGACGTTCGCCAACTACAACGCCATGTATGGCAGCATCGGTGCGATCATCGTGCTGTTGCTGTATTTCTACATTTCCGCCGCCGTGCTGTTGCTGGGCGCGGAGATGAATGCGGTGATCGAACACATGTCCAGCGAGGGCAAGGACCCGGGCGAGAAAGTCCCCGGCGAACTCGATGAACATCCCAAACAACACGTTTCCGGCCTGGGGCGCGATCAATCGCTCAAGCCGAACACTGACGAAGCCTGA
- a CDS encoding GNAT family N-acetyltransferase, with protein sequence MTDTRYSQLDDLSWPLMNKFYRQHQSSMKAVREAQLWVARREEIVAALCLRPVFGGHWLTGLFVDPACREQGIAAQLISEAVKDVEAPVWLFCHPDLRGFYERCGFTFDPALPQAMAERLSRYARSKPMIAMELAPRTG encoded by the coding sequence ATGACCGACACCCGTTACAGCCAGCTCGACGACCTGTCCTGGCCTTTGATGAACAAGTTCTACCGCCAGCATCAATCGTCGATGAAAGCGGTGCGCGAGGCGCAATTGTGGGTGGCGCGGCGCGAGGAAATCGTTGCTGCGCTGTGCCTGCGGCCGGTATTCGGCGGGCATTGGCTGACCGGGTTGTTCGTTGATCCGGCCTGTCGCGAACAAGGCATTGCCGCGCAGTTGATCAGCGAAGCGGTGAAGGACGTCGAGGCGCCGGTGTGGCTGTTCTGCCACCCTGACCTGCGCGGGTTCTATGAGCGGTGCGGCTTCACCTTCGACCCCGCCTTGCCCCAGGCGATGGCCGAGCGCCTGAGCCGTTATGCGCGGAGCAAGCCTATGATTGCCATGGAACTGGCGCCGCGCACTGGCTGA
- a CDS encoding CsbD family protein yields MSSTGDKVKGMANEAVGNIKQGVGKATDNTRLQAEGKLQEKQGEAQQAVGKVKDAVKKGVDKA; encoded by the coding sequence ATGAGTAGCACAGGCGATAAAGTAAAAGGCATGGCCAACGAAGCGGTCGGCAACATCAAGCAAGGCGTCGGTAAAGCCACCGACAACACCAGGCTGCAGGCCGAAGGCAAACTGCAAGAGAAGCAAGGCGAGGCCCAGCAAGCGGTGGGCAAAGTCAAGGACGCGGTCAAGAAAGGCGTCGACAAGGCTTGA
- a CDS encoding fatty acid desaturase — MAHYFDDQHRQQIETLRQRFTARTDWPTWLLLIGVYGGWSAIVLGSERLGVWWSTLLLIPLLVLWLSVQHELLHGHPTRWNLINKVLGYAPFAVWYPYTLYRDSHLQHHRDEDLTIPGLDPESRYLSADRWQGSSLFERSLHWMNKTVLGRFILGAPLALLALAGEELQRLKKGERQAWLMWLTHGTLTVLMLFFIARYSALPVWHYLFLISVPALSIAMVRSYYEHRPHTQPEQRTVLNEAGWPWRWLFLNLNFHLVHHDLPKLSWYDLPKAYRMRREQWVERSGGFLVQGYGQLWRRNGFKPIDSPQHPFI; from the coding sequence ATGGCCCATTACTTTGACGATCAGCATCGTCAGCAAATCGAAACCCTGCGCCAGCGCTTCACCGCCCGTACCGACTGGCCGACCTGGCTGTTGCTGATCGGCGTGTACGGCGGCTGGTCCGCGATTGTGCTGGGCAGCGAACGGTTGGGCGTCTGGTGGAGCACGTTGCTGCTGATTCCGTTGCTGGTGCTGTGGCTGTCGGTGCAGCACGAACTGCTTCATGGGCATCCGACGCGCTGGAACCTCATCAACAAAGTCCTCGGTTATGCGCCATTCGCGGTGTGGTATCCGTACACGCTCTATCGCGACAGCCATCTGCAGCACCATCGTGATGAAGACCTGACGATTCCCGGTCTCGACCCTGAAAGCCGCTACCTGAGCGCCGACCGCTGGCAGGGCAGTTCGTTGTTCGAACGCAGCCTGCACTGGATGAACAAGACCGTGCTCGGCCGATTCATCCTCGGCGCACCGTTGGCGTTGCTGGCGCTGGCCGGTGAAGAGTTGCAACGTCTGAAAAAAGGCGAACGCCAGGCCTGGCTGATGTGGCTGACCCACGGAACTCTGACCGTTCTGATGCTGTTTTTCATCGCCCGCTACAGCGCATTGCCGGTCTGGCATTACCTGTTTTTGATCAGCGTGCCGGCGCTGTCGATTGCGATGGTTCGCTCTTACTATGAACACCGGCCGCACACACAACCGGAACAGCGCACGGTGCTCAACGAAGCCGGATGGCCTTGGCGCTGGCTGTTCCTGAACCTGAATTTCCATCTGGTGCATCACGATTTGCCGAAGCTTTCGTGGTACGACTTACCCAAGGCCTACCGCATGCGGCGGGAGCAATGGGTCGAACGCAGTGGCGGATTTCTGGTGCAAGGTTATGGGCAACTGTGGCGCCGGAACGGCTTCAAACCGATCGACAGCCCGCAGCATCCGTTTATTTGA